Genomic DNA from Natrinema saccharevitans:
CCGACCCACGCGAACCTGTAGAGGTCGGTCCCGCCCAACTGCTCGCAGACCGTCCGGGCGATGTCCGACCGGTCCGACGTGCCGATCACCTGCTGCAACACGGTCGCGACCAACGAGTTGATCCGCTGGATCCGGTCGAGTCGCTGGTCGACCCGATCGACGGTCTGCTCGAGTTCCTTGCGGGGCGTGCGGTCCCGAACGTAGACGAGCGCACCCCCGTCGACGTGGACGTCGACCGCGAGCCACCGGTCGATCAGCGGGTAGTACTCCTCGAAGGACGCGGGCGTCGGTGACGAGCCGTCGAAGGCCTCCCGTAGCGTCCCGACGGCCGACTTCGGGAAACTCTCACCGATCGCCGTCCCGCGTAGCGCGGACGGATCGGTCTCCAGTACCGTCGCAGCGGCGTCGTTGACGTCGACGACGTGACCGTCCGCCGTCGTTTCGATGATCCCGATGGGTGCCCGTCGTAATCGATCGTCCATCGTGTCCGAATCGCTGCCACCCGCCGCCGTCTCGTCATCAGATCGGTCAGTCATCGTCTGTGATCGGGCGAAACTCGAACTTCGCACCACCGCGTGATCCTTCGGCGACCGAGACGGTCCAGTCGTGCGCGTGGGCGATCCGCTCGACGATCGTCAATCCGAGACCGGTTCCGCCCCCTGCGTCGGTCGACGAGTACCCGGGCTCGAACACTCGCTCACGCTCGGCAGCTGGAATCCCGGGTCCGTCGTCGACGACGGAGAACCCACGGTCGGCGCTTTCGACCCGGACATGGACCGGTTCGTCACGGGCCGATTCGGTCGCGTCGGGGCCGTCTGTCGAACTGTGCTCAGTATCTCGACGAGCGGCCGAGTCAGGGCTCGTCGAACCGTGTTCGACGGCGTTCCGGAACAGGTTCTCGAACAGCCGCTGGAGCCGGTCGGGATCGGCATCGAGCCGCGGGAGGTCCTCGGCGACCTCGAGCGACGCGGCCTCCGTCTCGACGGTCGCCCAGGCGTCCGATGCGACGGCAGCGATCGCGACGTTCTCGGAAGCATCGATCGCGCGGTCCCCGCGGGCCAGCGTGAGCGCGTCTCGAATGATCCGCTCCATCCGGTCGTGGGCCTCTTCGACCTGATCGAAGTGGTCCGTCTCGCCGGTCTCCCGCGCCGCCCGGAGGTGTGCCTTCGCGACGTCGAGCGGGTTCCGCAGGTCGTGCGTGATGACGCTCGCGACGCGGTCGAACTCGACGGGATCGGCGCTCGTCGGTTTCAGTTCGGTTATCAGGACGTACCCGTCAACCGCGTCCCCGCCGTCCGCTCCGTCGCTGGTATCGTCGTCGCTCGAGCGACCGGCGCTGCGAAGCCGGAGCGATCGGCGTTCAGCGTCGTCCGTGCGGACGCCGATCTCCATATCGATCGCGTTCCCGGCGGCGAGCTGATCGCAGGCGGTCGCGATCGTCGAGTCGTCGACTGCGCGGTTCCGACGCAGCCAGTCGCCGACGCTCGTTCCGGTCGACGCCGCGTCGAAGGTCGCATCGAACGCATCGTTCGTCGCTGCGATCTCCGGCGTTCCGGCCGAAGCGTCGTACCCCATGACCGGCACCGGAACGGCATCGATCGTGATGGTCTCGGACTCGTCCGTCCGATCGTCATCGCGGCGGTCCGTCATCTTGCGGTAGCGAGGAAACCCCGCTCCTTGGGGCGGGGAGGAATCGCGTTCGTTCGTGTCTCAACTCGCCCTGCTACGGCTCCCCGGTGTCCAACGCTTCCGCGCCTTCGAGCATCAGCCCCTTCCAGGTGTAGCCGCGCTTGTCTTTGATTTCTTTCAACCGCTCGTACTGTTCGTCGTCTACTTCGAATCGGATTGATTTGCTCACACATGATTATCGTATCCGTGCAGTTTATGTGCATCGATTGCGTAGACTGTCCTGTCGAATGGCCACTGAAACGACCGCCACGAAAACGCTCGAAGCCACACTTGCTCCGCCCACCACGGACAAAGAGCAACGGCTCGAGCGGACCGTGGCGACCTACCGCCGTGCGCTCTCGGCCGCCTTCGAGAGCGGTGCGGACACGCAGTCGGCGGTCAACGATGTCGTCACCGGCTACTCGCTCACGTCCTACGCGAAAGACGCGCTCAAGAACTACGTCCCGCAACTCCGACGGACGTACAACGCCTCGGAAATTGAGGACGGTCACCCAGTTCGGTTCACGAGCCGTGGCTTCCGGATCGATCATTCCGGCGATCGTATGCACGAGTTCTGTTGGCGCGTTCCTCAGGCCGGGCGTGGTAACGCGTTCTGGATTCCACTTCGGATCAACCCCGAACAGGAATCGCTCTGGTTCGACCTGCTCGACGAAAGCGTGAGCGTCGGCGAGTTCCGACTGCAGCAACACCGAACGAGCTGGGTGCTGCACGTCACTGTCGAGTACGAGATCGTCGAACCTGAGACGCCAGACGACCCGACTCGAATCGGGTTCGATATCGGTGAGTCCAAGCTTCTGACGGGCTGTGCCTGTCAGAACGATACTCCGACCCAACCGTATATCTACGACGGCGGTCGTGCAAGAGCACTCCGCAAAGAGATGCACACGACACTGAAGCGCCTCCAAGACCGTGACGCCGACTGGCGCGTGGACGAACGGTTCGACCACTTCCAGAACGCCTTGACGGATATCATCGAAAAGGCATCTCGCGAAGCCGTCAAATACGCTGAGTCCTTCGAGGACCCGGTAATCGTACTCGAGGACTTGTCGTACATCCGTGAGAACTTGGACTACGGCAAGTACATGAACCGGCGACTCCACGCGTGGGCCTTTGCCCGACTCATCGACCGTATCGAAGACAAGGCTCTCGAAGTCGGTATTCCGGTCGAGTTCGTGAACCCGGGCTACACGTCCCAGACGTGCCACGCGTGTGGTCACATCGGTCGTCGAGGGTCGCAAGCCGAGTTCAAGTGTACGAACGCGGAGTGTTGGGTGACGGAGTATCAAGCGGATATCAACGCGGCCGCGAATATCGCCGGTCGCTTTGATCCGTGGGGAGAGAGCGTTCCTTGGAAACCGGAGCGCGATGACTCGCCACGGAATGGGAGCCGTTGTGACACGGCCACAGGACACCGCATGCCGAGTCGGCAATCCCGACAGACGACGCTTGCGGCCTTCGAGTCCTGAAACCTCCCTCAACGCGAGGCTTCCCTTGTAGGAAGCCCCGCCGTTTACGGCGGGCGAGGATGTCACACGTTCATCGTTGCGACCCTGACCCATAGACGAACACTCTAGTAATAGCGAAAACCCCGTTGAAACATGTTTCGACCGTCCGACACGACGACCGACGGCCGGCGTCCTGCGAACGGTGTTTCTCGGCGTGACACACGGCGGCGACCGTTTTCTCTCCCGTCTTCGAAGCCGCGGCTATGACGGCGATCACCGCCGACGGAGTATCGAAGCGGTACGGAACGGTCA
This window encodes:
- a CDS encoding sensor histidine kinase translates to MTDRRDDDRTDESETITIDAVPVPVMGYDASAGTPEIAATNDAFDATFDAASTGTSVGDWLRRNRAVDDSTIATACDQLAAGNAIDMEIGVRTDDAERRSLRLRSAGRSSDDDTSDGADGGDAVDGYVLITELKPTSADPVEFDRVASVITHDLRNPLDVAKAHLRAARETGETDHFDQVEEAHDRMERIIRDALTLARGDRAIDASENVAIAAVASDAWATVETEAASLEVAEDLPRLDADPDRLQRLFENLFRNAVEHGSTSPDSAARRDTEHSSTDGPDATESARDEPVHVRVESADRGFSVVDDGPGIPAAERERVFEPGYSSTDAGGGTGLGLTIVERIAHAHDWTVSVAEGSRGGAKFEFRPITDDD
- a CDS encoding RNA-guided endonuclease TnpB family protein, with translation MATETTATKTLEATLAPPTTDKEQRLERTVATYRRALSAAFESGADTQSAVNDVVTGYSLTSYAKDALKNYVPQLRRTYNASEIEDGHPVRFTSRGFRIDHSGDRMHEFCWRVPQAGRGNAFWIPLRINPEQESLWFDLLDESVSVGEFRLQQHRTSWVLHVTVEYEIVEPETPDDPTRIGFDIGESKLLTGCACQNDTPTQPYIYDGGRARALRKEMHTTLKRLQDRDADWRVDERFDHFQNALTDIIEKASREAVKYAESFEDPVIVLEDLSYIRENLDYGKYMNRRLHAWAFARLIDRIEDKALEVGIPVEFVNPGYTSQTCHACGHIGRRGSQAEFKCTNAECWVTEYQADINAAANIAGRFDPWGESVPWKPERDDSPRNGSRCDTATGHRMPSRQSRQTTLAAFES